A window of the Aquimarina spinulae genome harbors these coding sequences:
- a CDS encoding OsmC family protein, with the protein MKIQLKRIDNDYHFELKNERGHVTYIDSTAKVGGHDQAPSPMEYVLMGVAGCSAIDVISILKKQRQEITGYRAEVDGAREEIDGAKPFKKITVTVYLEGDIVPEKAQRAAELSFEKYCSVSKTLEPTATIEYKVVVNNKEV; encoded by the coding sequence ATGAAAATACAGCTAAAAAGAATAGACAACGATTATCATTTCGAATTAAAAAATGAAAGAGGGCATGTAACTTATATAGATAGTACGGCCAAAGTTGGAGGACATGACCAGGCACCAAGTCCAATGGAATACGTATTAATGGGAGTCGCTGGGTGTAGTGCTATTGATGTGATTTCTATTTTAAAGAAACAACGACAAGAAATTACAGGCTATAGAGCAGAAGTAGATGGTGCTCGCGAAGAAATTGATGGGGCAAAACCTTTTAAGAAAATTACGGTAACTGTTTATCTCGAGGGGGATATTGTTCCAGAAAAAGCACAGAGGGCTGCAGAATTGTCATTTGAGAAATATTGTTCGGTATCCAAAACATTAGAACCTACAGCTACAATAGAGTACAAGGTAGTGGTTAATAATAAAGAAGTATGA